Genomic window (Streptomyces sp. RerS4):
CAGGCCGATGAGCATGATGAACAGGCCGATGCCGATCGCGATGCCCTTGCGCAGGCCCGCCGGGACGGCGTTCATGACCCGCTCGCGCAGGCCCGTCGCGACGAGCAGCATGACCACGAAGCCGGCGAGGACGACCATGCCCATGGCGTCGGGCCAGCTCATGCGCGGGGCGAGCTGGAGCGCGACGACGGTGTTGACGCCGAGGCCGGCGGCGAGGGCGATGGGCACGTTCCCGATGACACCCATGAGGAGGGTGGTGAAGGCGGCCGTCAGGACGGTGGCGGTGACGAGCTGGCCGCCGTCGAGCTGGTGGCCGTACATGTCCTTCGCGCTGCCGAGGATGATCGGGTTCAGCACGATGATGTAGGCCATCGCGAAGAAGGTCGCGAAGCCCCCGCGGACCTCGCGGGCCACGGTGGAACCGCGCTCGGAGATCTTGAAGAAACGGTCCAGGGGTGGTGGGGGCCGCGGCGGGTGCCGAGGTGCTCATGCGGTCCTCAAACTGGTCGATTAGTGGTTCGTACGAACGAATCCGGTCGTAGGCAAACCGTTTCAGTATGAACAAACGAACGAGCGACCGTCCATCTCCGCGCGTAGACCCCATTTCGCGCCACCTAGACTGGGTCCATGGCGAAGTGGACTGCTCAGCACGAGGCGCCCGAGCCCCTGGAGGGCCCGGTTGTCGCCACCATCATCGGCGGCACGATCCTCTGGTTCGCCCTGTTCGTCGTCCAGCTGCCGTTCTACGGGTGGTTCGCGGATCGGGAGCTGCTGTGGTGGCTGTGGACCTGCGCGGCCGGCGGCGGTCTCGGCCTGATCGGCATCTGGTACGTCCGCGGTCGTGAGGCGGCGCTCCAGCGGCACGCGGCGGAGCGGGCGGCGGCGAACTCCTCGAACGCCCCCAACGCCCCGCACGCACCGCACGCACCGCACGCACCGAACACGGCCTCGGGCGAGGGTGGCACGGCCTGATTCCGATCCCCTACCGGGGGACGATTGCGCTCATCCTGAAGTCGGATCTTCCGACCGCTCGACGGGTGAAGCGTTCGAACGCCCTTTACCGTCGGAAGCATGACGCAGCGGGCGAAGATCGACCATGACGGGCCTGAGCGGCCCGGCGGCGCCGCCATCGACGCGGGCGCCGAGCTCGACCCCGTCCACCCCGTGCGGCCGCCCGCCCCCCGCTTCAGGTCGGCCGGTCTCAGCACCGCCGAGGTCGCCGAACGCGTCGCGCGCGGCGAGGTCAACGACGTCCCCGTCCGCTCCTCGCGCTCCACCACCGACATCGTCCGCGCGAACGTCTTCACCCGCTTCAACGCGATCATCGGCGTCCTGTGGGTGATCATGCTGATCGTCGCGCCCATCCAGGACAGCCTCTTCGGCTTCGTGATCCTCGCCAACACCGGCATCGGCATCATCCAGGAGCTGCGCGCCAAGAAGACCCTCGACGGCCTGGCCCTCATCGGCGAGGCCAAACCGAGCGTGCGCCGCGACGGCACCACCGCCGAGATCTCCACCTCCGAGATCGTCCTCGGCGACGTCATCGAACTCGGCCCCGGCGACAAGGTCGTCGTCGACGGCTCCGTCGGCGAGGCCGACGGCCTGGAGATCGACGAGTCCCTGCTCACCGGCGAGGCCGACCCCGTGCTGAAGAGGCCCGGGGACCCCGTCCTGTCCGGGTCCTTCGTCGTCGCCGGCGGCGGCGCCTTCACCGCCACCAAGGTCGGCCGCGAGGCCTACGCCGCCCAGCTCGCCGAAGAGGCGTCCCGCTTCACGCTCGTCCACTCCGAGCTGCGCTCCGGCATCTCC
Coding sequences:
- a CDS encoding DUF2530 domain-containing protein; amino-acid sequence: MAKWTAQHEAPEPLEGPVVATIIGGTILWFALFVVQLPFYGWFADRELLWWLWTCAAGGGLGLIGIWYVRGREAALQRHAAERAAANSSNAPNAPHAPHAPHAPNTASGEGGTA